Within the Desulfatiglans anilini DSM 4660 genome, the region GGTGGCTCCTCGGCAAGGCGCTCAGGCTGTCGTCGCTCTCCCTGACCGCCGGCTTTCACGTGGAAAGGACCGTGACGGTCATCCTCCTCGTTTTCGGCCTGTACTATCTCGCCGCGCGCTTTTTCACAGACCCCCGGGAGCGCCGCTGGGCGCTCATCGTCATGCTTTTCGCCACCGGGCTCGGCTGGGTCCCCTATGCACTCGACCACTCGGGCCTTTCCGTCCCGGACTTGAGGCTCTGGGACATACAGGGGATCAACCTCTTCGGATACCTGATCAACAAACCCCATTTCGTGCGCGCGATCCTGGGGACCTGCATCGCCATGGCCTTTCTCCTCCGGGGGGAACAAACCGGGCGGCGCCGCTTTTTTCTGTTCTCAGGCCTCACGGCCTCGCTCACCGCGGCCGTCCGACCCTACGACCTTCCGCTGCTCCTGATGGTCTACGCCTTCTTTCCCGCGCTTCTCTCCCTTCAGGAAAGAACCGTTTCCCCGCGCCGGGCGGGGCATTATCTGACCGCCCTGGCCGGAACCCTTCCGGCCGTCGCCTACTACCTCTATCTCCGATACGGAACGATCATGGACCGGGTCTGGAAAGGGGTCGAACTCGAACCGCTGTCGCCGCTCGAACTGGTGCTCTGGCTGGGGATCCCCTTTCTGACAGGATGTTTCTGCTTCGGAGGGTTCAGGCATCTGCACCGGAACACGCGGGAGGTGATCCTCCTCTCCCTCTGGGGGGCCGCCCTGCTCGTCCTGATCTACGCCTACCCTCTCATCCCCTGGGGGATGGAAAGCGCAGGGACTTTCTATGTCCTCTCCGCCCTCGCCTGCTGCGTCTGCGTGTTTCGACACGCAACACCGGCGCTGCAGGCGCGTTTGGCCCGTTGGAGGAAAGGCGGGTTCACCGCGCGCGGGCTCATGATCGGGGTCCTGCTCCTGTCCCTGCCCAGCAATATCATCCTGTATGCCAATCTCTTCGAAGACCTGTCGCGGCACGCGCGGCCCTATTACCTGCCGCGCGCGCTGATGGAAGGCTTCGATTGGCTCGACCGTCATTCCCAACCGTCGGACATCGTCCTGGCGGCGGCAGAAAACGGCGGCTGCCTGCCGGTTTACGGAGGGGTCAAGGCATTCACCGGCCACTACCATTTCACGATCGATTTTTCCGGAAAAAACGCCCTCGTCAAACGGTTCTTCGATGAGCGCGAGCACGACGAATTCCGCCGGGATCTCCTCGAACGCCACGCCGTCCGTTATGTCCTCTACAGTGACACGGAAAAACACCTGGGCGGTTTCGACCCGGGCAGGGCCGATTATCTTCAGGCCGTTTACCGCAACGAGCAGCTCACCCTGTACGAGGTCTCCGAAGACATCCGCGTTCGGGGCGGTGAAGCAGGCGTGCGGCCCGGCAACCACCCCCTGGAGGATTGTTCATGAAGGTGGAATTCTACCGGCACTCCCTCGGGGAAGAAGAAGAACGATCCCTGATCAACGCGCTGCGGGGCGTTTTTCTCACCTCGGGGCCCGTCACCCGCGACTTCGAAAAGGCCTTCGGGGAATACCTCGATTGCCGGCACGTCGTCGGCACCTACAGCTGCACGACGGCGCTGTTCCTGTGCCTCAAGGCGCTCGGCATCGGCGCCGGGGACGAGGTCATCACGACGCCCATGACCTTCATCGCCACGGCCAACGCCATCCTGGAGGCCGGTGCACACCCGGTTTTCGTGGACGTCGAGCGCTCGACCGGCAACCTGGACGTTCAGCAGCTCTCCGGGGCGGTCACCGAGCGGACGAAGGCCATTGTCCCGGTGCACCTCTACGGGCACATGTGCGACATGCGCCGGCTTTCGGACGTGGCACGCGCCCGGGGTCTTCATCTCATCGAAGATGCGGCCCACTGCGTCGAAGGGTCGCGGGACGGCGTCCGGCCCGGGCAGTTGAGCGATGCGGCCTGTTTCAGCTTCTATGCGACCAAGAACATGACCGCGGGGGAGGGAGGGGCCGTCGCAACCAACCAGCCCGAGCTGGCCGAAAGGCTTTTCATCCTGCGGTCCCACGGCATGGACAAGGCTGCGGCCGATCGGTACTCAGGCGCCTACCGGCACTGGGACATGCCCCTTCTGGGATACAAAGGCAACATGTTCGACCTCCAGGCGGCGCTGCTCCTGCCGCAGATCGGCAAACTCGCGCAGAAGCTGCAGGAAAGGGACCGCATCCGGCGGCGCTACGACGA harbors:
- a CDS encoding DegT/DnrJ/EryC1/StrS family aminotransferase, with the translated sequence MKVEFYRHSLGEEEERSLINALRGVFLTSGPVTRDFEKAFGEYLDCRHVVGTYSCTTALFLCLKALGIGAGDEVITTPMTFIATANAILEAGAHPVFVDVERSTGNLDVQQLSGAVTERTKAIVPVHLYGHMCDMRRLSDVARARGLHLIEDAAHCVEGSRDGVRPGQLSDAACFSFYATKNMTAGEGGAVATNQPELAERLFILRSHGMDKAAADRYSGAYRHWDMPLLGYKGNMFDLQAALLLPQIGKLAQKLQERDRIRRRYDEAFSHHPLLGLPQTLEGATHARHLYTVWAPAGKRDAFLAGLNREGIGVAVNYRPVHLMQYYRGQLGFRPGMYPVAEEIGERTVSLPFYPGLKDEEVEAVIAAVEKTLSAL